In Chitinophagales bacterium, one DNA window encodes the following:
- a CDS encoding undecaprenyl-phosphate glucose phosphotransferase, with amino-acid sequence MLREKFRLYSAINLLGDLVLLLFSFLLGYLIIWGGIKPNFRNFFIQASFAMAVSWIVVAYFLELYTPKRFEQFEKSFSKHFQAIVFHAMLLSTVILIFTSYSWPGILFLYGYFFFTIFDTLLRIGLMFRLRNERQSGKNTFRVIVIGGDGMGQRMFDTLNNYTGYGFKPLGIFDDKIYSGNGLKLDGTIEDAKKFAVEQKIDEIFCALPLRETEKINQLLRFAEDHLIRFKVVPDFSAFHNRNITVDFYGFYPVISLQPEPLANVFNQMIKRSFDIIFSSFVIIFILSWLIPLVALLIKLDSKGPVFYFQNRSGKNYEIFKIFKFRTMTVTEGDTEYVQAQKNDSRITRVGKYLRKLNIDELPQFLNVWLGDMSVVGPRPHPIKLNDIYRPIVEKYMTRHLAKPGLTGLAQVRGFRGETADPKLMHGRVVADVFYIENWSFLLDIKIILLTIWNMVKGEKNAY; translated from the coding sequence ATGCTTCGCGAAAAATTCAGGTTGTATTCCGCCATTAACCTGCTTGGGGACCTGGTGCTGCTCCTGTTTTCTTTTCTGCTCGGCTACCTGATCATTTGGGGAGGTATCAAACCCAACTTCCGGAATTTCTTTATCCAGGCTTCCTTTGCCATGGCTGTCAGCTGGATCGTGGTGGCTTATTTTCTGGAGCTTTATACACCCAAGCGGTTCGAGCAATTTGAAAAATCCTTTTCCAAACATTTCCAGGCCATTGTTTTTCATGCAATGTTGCTGTCAACCGTTATCCTGATTTTTACAAGTTACAGCTGGCCCGGCATCCTGTTTTTATATGGATACTTTTTCTTTACCATATTTGATACCCTGCTCCGCATTGGCCTCATGTTCCGGTTGCGGAATGAACGGCAATCGGGGAAGAATACATTCCGTGTGATTGTAATCGGTGGTGACGGCATGGGACAACGGATGTTTGACACGCTGAACAATTATACCGGCTACGGTTTCAAACCGCTTGGCATCTTCGATGATAAAATTTACAGTGGTAATGGATTAAAACTGGATGGCACGATTGAGGATGCGAAGAAATTTGCAGTGGAACAGAAAATTGATGAGATATTCTGCGCACTGCCATTGCGCGAAACAGAAAAAATCAACCAGCTGCTGCGTTTCGCGGAAGACCATCTTATCCGTTTTAAGGTTGTACCTGACTTCAGCGCCTTTCATAACAGGAATATCACCGTTGATTTTTATGGATTTTATCCGGTTATTTCATTACAGCCCGAGCCGCTGGCTAATGTTTTCAATCAGATGATCAAAAGAAGTTTTGATATTATATTCTCGTCTTTCGTCATCATCTTCATTTTGAGCTGGCTGATTCCGCTGGTGGCACTGCTGATAAAGCTTGATTCGAAAGGGCCGGTATTTTATTTTCAAAACCGGTCAGGCAAAAACTATGAGATTTTCAAGATTTTTAAATTCCGGACAATGACGGTAACGGAAGGTGATACTGAATATGTGCAGGCACAAAAAAATGATTCCAGGATCACCAGGGTTGGCAAGTATCTCCGTAAGCTGAACATTGATGAACTGCCTCAATTTCTGAATGTCTGGCTGGGTGATATGAGTGTTGTTGGGCCAAGGCCTCATCCCATTAAACTAAATGACATTTACCGGCCCATCGTTGAAAAATATATGACGCGTCACCTGGCAAAACCCGGCCTGACCGGACTCGCGCAGGTGCGTGGATTCCGCGGCGAAACTGCTGATCCCAAACTCATGCACGGACGGGTAGTAGCCGATGTTTTTTATATTGAAAACTGGAGTTTCCTGCTCGACATTAAGATCATTCTGCTGACCATCTGGAATATGGTAAAAGGTGAGAAGAATGCCTATTGA
- a CDS encoding Gfo/Idh/MocA family oxidoreductase, whose amino-acid sequence MKKINFAIVGFGHIGQRHAQMISDHPEAVLAAVADIDNRKQADTEKFNCPFFPSLEQLLKAGIPIDVVCICTPNGLHAPMSNMALESGCHVVVEKPMGLTKASCEEVIFTSLKKSKQVFCVMQNRYSPPAKWLRQVMDENRLGKIFSVQVNCYWNRDDRYYHPEEKGNPAAWKGTAALDGGPLFTQFSHFIDIMYWLFGDISHIHAQFQNYNHRHSTDFSDDSGIVNFTFLHGGMGCFNYSTAVWDKNLESSITIIGENGSIKVGGQYMENVEYCHIRDYVMPVIEPSNPPNDYGTYKGSAANHHFVIANVVDTLLGRSSITTNALEGMKVVEIIERIYALR is encoded by the coding sequence ATGAAAAAAATAAATTTTGCAATTGTTGGCTTCGGCCATATCGGGCAACGGCATGCCCAAATGATCAGCGATCATCCGGAAGCAGTGCTTGCAGCGGTTGCAGATATTGACAACCGAAAACAGGCTGATACAGAAAAGTTCAATTGTCCCTTCTTTCCTTCCCTAGAACAACTGCTTAAAGCCGGTATCCCCATAGATGTAGTTTGCATCTGCACGCCGAACGGCTTGCATGCACCTATGTCGAATATGGCATTGGAAAGTGGATGTCATGTGGTGGTGGAAAAACCCATGGGACTCACAAAAGCTTCCTGTGAAGAAGTGATCTTCACCTCTTTAAAAAAATCAAAACAAGTGTTCTGTGTCATGCAGAACCGCTACAGTCCTCCTGCGAAATGGCTGCGGCAGGTGATGGATGAAAACAGGCTGGGAAAAATATTCAGTGTACAGGTGAACTGCTACTGGAACCGCGATGACCGTTATTATCACCCTGAAGAAAAGGGTAATCCTGCAGCATGGAAAGGTACCGCCGCACTGGATGGAGGCCCGTTGTTTACACAGTTCAGCCATTTTATTGATATCATGTATTGGTTGTTTGGAGATATCAGCCATATCCATGCGCAATTTCAAAACTATAACCATCGTCACTCCACCGACTTCAGTGATGACAGTGGCATCGTTAATTTTACTTTTCTCCATGGTGGCATGGGTTGTTTTAATTATTCCACGGCCGTTTGGGATAAGAACCTGGAAAGCAGCATTACCATCATCGGTGAAAACGGCAGCATCAAAGTCGGCGGACAGTATATGGAAAATGTGGAATACTGTCATATCAGGGATTATGTTATGCCTGTAATCGAGCCATCCAATCCACCCAATGACTATGGAACATATAAAGGCAGCGCCGCCAATCACCACTTTGTGATCGCGAATGTGGTGGATACTTTACTTGGCAGATCATCGATCACCACCAATGCACTGGAAGGCATGAAGGTGGTGGAGATCATCGAAAGGATTTATGCCTTGCGTTAA
- a CDS encoding oligosaccharide flippase family protein translates to MLRLLRPKSDFYRHVLTLMSGTVLAQAIPILLSPVLSRLYSPAEFGVFAMFTAIGAAVAVAATLRFELAIMLPETETAAINLLRLSFTITILLSLLLLGFILLFHQQLPLWLSTPELGSFQFYLPLLLLCAGGSQALNYWISRQKKFRLLAAGKVGQTGTAGVLSLLLGYCHFSSAGLIISAVAGQGAALTIYMAGSLKKILRLESWISREKIIENLRTYKSFALVNTPHALLGVLQDILVIFLLNHFFSKTIVGSYAFGFRILKVPAAFIGAAMFQVYFQKASTLKHETEKLKTLTRNVYLQMSVVGIPLFGLLLLFAPSLFALVFGNEWRHAGEIARVLSPWLLLNFICSPVAAIAVVLNRQQSAIWFAVADTLLRFAAITIGGWAGNEQLSFLLLSAGSGSLLLYSLYWFYHLPGKSLSKGY, encoded by the coding sequence ATGCTGCGCTTGCTCCGGCCTAAATCAGATTTTTACCGCCATGTGCTTACGCTCATGAGCGGCACTGTGCTGGCACAGGCCATACCCATCCTGTTGTCGCCCGTTCTCTCACGACTCTACTCACCCGCAGAATTTGGTGTGTTCGCTATGTTCACTGCCATTGGTGCTGCGGTGGCTGTGGCTGCTACACTGCGATTTGAACTGGCCATCATGCTGCCTGAAACAGAAACAGCTGCCATCAACCTGCTGCGGCTCTCATTCACTATTACCATCTTATTGAGTTTGCTGCTGCTTGGCTTCATCCTGCTGTTTCATCAGCAGCTTCCCCTCTGGCTGTCAACGCCTGAACTTGGCAGTTTTCAGTTTTATTTACCATTGCTGCTGTTATGCGCCGGTGGCTCACAGGCATTGAATTATTGGATATCGCGCCAAAAAAAATTCCGCCTGCTTGCCGCAGGAAAAGTTGGTCAGACCGGAACAGCCGGTGTGCTAAGCCTGTTGCTGGGCTACTGTCATTTTTCGTCTGCAGGGTTAATCATCAGTGCCGTAGCAGGACAGGGTGCCGCGTTAACGATATACATGGCAGGCTCGCTGAAAAAAATATTGCGCCTTGAATCATGGATCAGCCGCGAAAAGATAATTGAAAACTTACGCACCTATAAATCATTCGCTTTAGTGAATACGCCGCATGCCTTGCTGGGTGTTCTGCAAGACATATTGGTGATCTTCCTCCTGAATCATTTTTTTTCAAAGACTATCGTTGGTTCCTACGCTTTCGGGTTCAGGATATTGAAAGTGCCGGCAGCATTTATCGGAGCAGCCATGTTCCAGGTTTATTTTCAAAAAGCAAGTACGCTGAAGCATGAAACCGAAAAACTGAAAACGCTCACGAGGAATGTATACCTGCAAATGAGTGTCGTGGGTATTCCCCTGTTTGGATTGCTGCTGTTGTTTGCGCCCTCACTCTTTGCGCTGGTATTTGGCAATGAATGGCGGCATGCCGGCGAGATTGCCCGTGTGCTAAGCCCGTGGCTATTGTTAAATTTTATATGCAGCCCCGTTGCTGCCATTGCCGTTGTGCTCAACAGGCAACAATCAGCTATCTGGTTTGCCGTCGCAGACACATTGCTCCGGTTTGCCGCCATCACCATTGGCGGCTGGGCCGGTAATGAACAGCTTTCATTCCTGCTCTTAAGTGCCGGAAGCGGAAGCCTGTTGCTATATTCACTTTATTGGTTTTATCATTTACCCGGAAAATCCTTATCGAAAGGGTACTGA
- a CDS encoding glycosyltransferase family 4 protein — protein MKKLLLVGMNSVHTYNFIKMTEGYFDEILLITDIINPAYRGKSVAINFSIGNALHYFSVLSLIRKRAIEFQPTIIHIHQANTAAWMVLKAIKKMNRPAIVTAWGSDVLLHPRQGFFYRLMTRQILQSANYLTAVAPFMATTMQQLAGSDRPVEIINLGIEPVFPDSKALQAFLPMKENIIFSNRLHKKLYRTDQIIEAFAAFTCRNKSDWQLVIAGSGPETGNLRRLVAQSGITDKVHFVGWISAETNAYWYRKAKIYASYPVSDGAPASLFEAMSAGCIPVLSDLPANKEWVTDKRNGIITGQINAVDFESAMQLSDSSMLLGNYELIVQHASRTRSRKLFFDLYDRVIADS, from the coding sequence ATGAAGAAACTTTTGCTTGTAGGGATGAATTCAGTACATACCTACAATTTTATTAAAATGACTGAGGGATATTTTGATGAGATCCTGCTTATCACCGATATCATCAATCCTGCCTACCGGGGAAAGTCAGTGGCCATCAACTTCTCTATCGGCAATGCATTACATTACTTTTCTGTGCTTTCACTTATCAGGAAAAGGGCAATCGAATTTCAACCCACCATCATTCACATCCACCAGGCCAATACTGCTGCATGGATGGTGCTGAAGGCAATAAAAAAAATGAACCGGCCCGCTATCGTAACAGCCTGGGGAAGCGATGTGCTCCTCCATCCAAGGCAGGGCTTCTTTTACCGGTTAATGACACGGCAGATACTGCAGTCAGCAAATTATCTGACTGCCGTAGCACCATTCATGGCTACTACCATGCAGCAACTTGCTGGCAGTGACCGCCCTGTTGAAATCATCAATCTGGGTATTGAGCCCGTTTTCCCTGACAGCAAAGCGTTGCAGGCATTCCTGCCAATGAAGGAGAATATCATTTTCTCCAACCGGCTGCATAAAAAACTTTACCGTACAGATCAGATCATTGAAGCCTTCGCAGCTTTTACCTGCCGGAATAAAAGTGATTGGCAACTGGTGATAGCTGGCAGTGGACCCGAAACAGGAAATCTCCGCCGGCTTGTGGCTCAGTCCGGCATCACAGATAAAGTGCATTTTGTCGGATGGATCTCCGCTGAAACAAATGCCTATTGGTATCGCAAAGCGAAAATTTATGCCAGCTATCCGGTAAGTGATGGTGCACCGGCAAGTCTGTTTGAAGCTATGAGCGCCGGTTGTATCCCGGTTTTATCAGACCTGCCAGCCAATAAAGAATGGGTGACCGATAAGCGAAATGGCATCATAACCGGACAAATCAATGCAGTTGATTTCGAGTCTGCAATGCAGCTTTCCGACAGCAGCATGCTCCTCGGTAATTATGAGCTGATCGTTCAGCATGCATCAAGGACGAGAAGCAGAAAATTATTTTTTGATCTTTATGACCGTGTCATCGCTGATTCATGA
- a CDS encoding glycosyltransferase family 4 protein translates to MKVCHLTSVHPPFDTRIFVKECSSLAAAGFNVTLVAPALKDEMKNGVQVIAVNKKSARLQRMISTVNAVVKKALEVNADIYHIHDPELLRAGLKLRKKHYKVIYDAHEDVPRQLLAKHYLPSFSRKILSASFEKYENHAAARFNGVITVTPLLEQRFSEVNSNTAQVCNFPSLQEFPDAAADWKERKNEICYIGNITAIRGIREMIKSLEYCDTRLHLGGSFSPAQLREEITNYPAWSKVTEHGFMSRLQVKQTLSACKAGLVLLHPAENYIEAYPVKMFEYMAAGIPVVASDFPSWKEIVNRHQCGICVDPLNIHAIADAINYLKNNDAIAQQMGRNGRKAIESTYNWEQEERKLISFYHQLMNQS, encoded by the coding sequence ATGAAAGTCTGTCATCTCACATCGGTTCACCCTCCCTTTGATACCCGAATATTTGTTAAAGAATGTTCATCGCTGGCAGCAGCAGGATTTAATGTCACATTAGTCGCACCTGCATTGAAGGATGAGATGAAGAATGGCGTGCAAGTCATTGCGGTGAATAAAAAATCAGCACGCCTGCAGCGTATGATTAGCACAGTGAACGCAGTGGTAAAGAAAGCCTTGGAAGTGAATGCAGACATCTATCATATTCATGACCCGGAACTGCTGCGAGCCGGTTTAAAGCTGAGGAAGAAGCATTATAAAGTGATTTATGATGCGCATGAAGATGTGCCGCGGCAACTGCTTGCCAAACATTACCTCCCTTCATTTTCAAGAAAGATACTTTCCGCCAGCTTTGAAAAATATGAAAACCATGCTGCGGCACGTTTCAACGGTGTCATAACGGTTACACCTTTGCTTGAGCAGCGTTTCAGTGAAGTTAACTCGAATACTGCGCAGGTTTGCAACTTTCCATCCTTACAGGAATTTCCTGATGCTGCGGCAGACTGGAAAGAACGGAAAAATGAAATCTGTTATATCGGCAACATCACTGCCATCCGCGGCATCCGCGAAATGATAAAATCACTGGAGTATTGTGACACAAGACTTCATCTCGGTGGTTCGTTTTCCCCGGCTCAGCTGCGTGAAGAAATTACCAATTATCCGGCCTGGTCAAAAGTGACAGAGCATGGTTTTATGAGCCGCCTGCAGGTTAAACAAACTTTGTCTGCCTGCAAAGCAGGGTTAGTATTGCTGCATCCTGCAGAAAACTATATAGAGGCCTACCCGGTGAAGATGTTTGAGTACATGGCTGCCGGCATTCCGGTGGTAGCTTCTGATTTTCCATCCTGGAAGGAAATTGTTAACCGGCATCAGTGCGGCATCTGTGTTGATCCGCTGAACATTCATGCAATTGCCGACGCAATCAACTATCTCAAAAACAATGATGCGATCGCTCAACAGATGGGCAGGAATGGCAGGAAAGCCATAGAATCAACTTATAACTGGGAACAGGAAGAAAGAAAGCTGATCAGCTTCTATCATCAGCTGATGAATCAATCATGA
- a CDS encoding glycosyltransferase family 2 protein produces MATATKKVSVVVPCRNEKDFIASCIHSIINGSYSQELLQIIVCDGLSDDGTMSILEDLQAKIPVLEIVVNEKKITPVARNIGIQQAIGEYIVIFDAHAEMAPDYIIKNAAILDQRPEVWCSGGIWKNCYTNELSKNIARAMSSPFGVGNAGFRTGQQSGYTDTVGMPMYRSSTFQAIGLFDEALIRNQDDEFNYRVAKAGGRIWLTTDTWTNYYVRPSWKRLFSQYFQYGYWKVYVNKKHRTVTTTRQLIPVFFTFFLAAGVLISLIQLKLQALFAFVLLAYTFIGLAAAMRFSKIPKDVIQIFISFFILHFSYGTGYAKGLLDFLIRRKQP; encoded by the coding sequence ATGGCCACTGCGACGAAAAAAGTGAGTGTAGTAGTACCCTGCCGCAATGAAAAAGACTTCATCGCTTCCTGTATTCATTCGATCATAAATGGATCGTATTCACAGGAACTACTGCAGATCATCGTATGTGACGGATTAAGCGATGATGGCACCATGAGCATACTGGAAGACCTGCAGGCAAAAATTCCGGTGCTTGAAATTGTGGTGAATGAAAAAAAAATTACACCGGTGGCTCGTAACATCGGCATTCAGCAGGCCATAGGAGAATACATCGTCATCTTCGATGCGCATGCTGAGATGGCGCCCGACTATATTATTAAAAATGCAGCCATTCTCGATCAGCGGCCGGAGGTGTGGTGCAGTGGCGGTATCTGGAAGAACTGTTACACCAATGAGCTTTCCAAAAATATTGCGAGAGCCATGTCATCACCGTTTGGTGTGGGCAACGCCGGATTCAGAACCGGCCAGCAAAGCGGATACACTGATACCGTGGGAATGCCTATGTACCGAAGTTCCACTTTTCAGGCTATTGGGCTTTTCGATGAAGCTCTCATCAGAAACCAGGATGATGAATTCAATTACCGCGTGGCAAAAGCAGGTGGCCGAATCTGGCTGACCACGGATACCTGGACAAATTACTATGTGCGGCCAAGCTGGAAAAGGCTTTTCAGCCAGTATTTTCAATACGGTTACTGGAAAGTGTATGTAAACAAGAAACACCGCACGGTAACTACTACCCGTCAACTGATCCCGGTTTTTTTCACCTTCTTCCTCGCTGCGGGTGTATTAATCTCGCTCATTCAACTTAAGCTGCAAGCGCTTTTTGCGTTTGTATTGCTGGCATATACTTTTATTGGATTAGCTGCGGCAATGCGGTTCAGCAAAATACCCAAAGACGTGATTCAGATCTTCATCTCCTTTTTCATCCTGCATTTTTCATATGGTACAGGATATGCCAAAGGCTTACTTGATTTTTTGATCCGACGCAAGCAACCGTAA
- a CDS encoding DegT/DnrJ/EryC1/StrS aminotransferase family protein → MIPFSPPYISDDIIREVVDALKSGWITTGPRTKQLEKELAGYVNAEQVLCVNSATAGLELMLRWFGVKEGDEVIVPAYTYSATANVVIHCGARPVLADVNADDFNISVDKIRAAISPRTKVIMPVDIGGFPCDYDAVNRLVREEWAIRLFTPRGASQEALGRILVLSDAAHSIGASAHGKKTGSLTDATVFSFHAVKNLTTAEGGAVCLNLPAPFNNNAVYRQLNTKSLHGQNKDALAKMQKGSWEYDIVEAGMKCNMPDVLAAIGLASLRDYESVQLLKRKQVIEQYHAAFKEMSWAQLPVTHTGDRASSCHLYMLRIHDIDEQQRNAVIQKIFDQDVAVNVHFKPLPMLTYYKELGYDIHDYPVAYDNYAREISLPVYVDLTKEQISMVVTAVAKAVKEVLQAG, encoded by the coding sequence GTGATCCCTTTCTCACCACCATATATCAGCGATGACATCATCCGTGAAGTGGTGGATGCCCTGAAATCAGGATGGATCACAACAGGCCCAAGGACTAAACAACTGGAAAAAGAATTGGCTGGTTATGTAAATGCGGAACAGGTGCTGTGTGTCAATTCGGCAACGGCCGGACTTGAACTGATGCTGCGTTGGTTTGGGGTAAAGGAAGGTGATGAAGTGATCGTACCCGCTTACACCTATTCAGCCACCGCCAATGTAGTGATACACTGCGGTGCCAGGCCGGTGCTGGCAGATGTTAATGCTGATGATTTCAATATTTCAGTGGATAAAATACGCGCTGCAATCAGCCCGCGCACCAAGGTCATCATGCCGGTTGATATCGGCGGTTTTCCCTGCGACTACGATGCTGTCAACAGATTAGTGCGCGAGGAATGGGCGATCCGGCTTTTCACTCCGCGAGGTGCATCACAAGAGGCATTGGGCCGGATCCTGGTTTTGTCTGATGCAGCTCATTCGATAGGAGCCTCTGCACACGGAAAAAAAACCGGTTCACTTACAGATGCCACCGTATTTTCATTTCATGCGGTAAAAAATCTTACAACAGCAGAAGGCGGCGCTGTCTGCCTGAATCTTCCTGCACCATTCAATAATAACGCCGTATATCGTCAGCTCAATACCAAATCACTGCACGGGCAGAATAAGGATGCACTGGCTAAAATGCAAAAGGGAAGCTGGGAGTACGATATCGTTGAAGCCGGTATGAAGTGCAACATGCCTGATGTACTCGCCGCAATCGGCCTGGCTTCACTGCGTGACTATGAATCAGTTCAGCTGCTAAAAAGGAAACAGGTGATTGAGCAGTATCATGCTGCCTTCAAAGAAATGTCATGGGCACAATTGCCGGTGACGCATACCGGCGACCGTGCATCTTCCTGCCACCTATATATGCTAAGGATCCATGATATTGATGAACAGCAACGGAATGCTGTTATCCAAAAGATTTTTGATCAGGATGTCGCTGTCAATGTTCACTTTAAACCGCTGCCTATGCTCACCTATTATAAGGAACTCGGCTACGATATCCACGATTATCCTGTCGCCTACGACAATTACGCCCGTGAGATTTCGCTACCGGTATATGTTGATCTTACGAAGGAACAGATAAGCATGGTGGTGACTGCTGTTGCGAAGGCCGTTAAAGAAGTGCTGCAGGCCGGATAA
- a CDS encoding sugar transferase → MIKTMDKEGTIMYLITKRIIDVLVAGISLMLLSPVFLLIAIAVKADSRGPVFYLQKRVGLNRRIFSIIKFRTMHTGADRRGLLTVGYHDNRITRTGKFLRRFKLDELPQLINVLTGDMSLVGPRPEVEKYVNLYNAEQLKVLEAKPGITDPVSISFFDENDLLAGYDNPEEGYINEVMPEKLRLNLAYINQRNISSDLMILFKTIVRIFS, encoded by the coding sequence ATGATCAAGACCATGGATAAAGAGGGAACAATTATGTACCTGATCACTAAAAGAATCATTGATGTTTTGGTGGCCGGCATCTCCCTTATGCTGCTATCCCCTGTTTTCCTGCTTATCGCCATTGCCGTGAAAGCAGATTCGCGCGGCCCCGTTTTCTACCTGCAAAAGCGAGTCGGATTAAACAGGCGTATCTTCAGCATCATAAAATTCAGAACCATGCATACTGGCGCCGACCGGCGTGGCTTGCTTACCGTAGGTTATCATGATAACCGCATTACACGCACCGGGAAGTTCCTCCGCCGGTTTAAGCTGGATGAGTTACCGCAGCTGATAAATGTTTTAACCGGCGATATGAGCCTTGTAGGGCCAAGGCCTGAAGTGGAAAAGTATGTTAACCTGTATAATGCGGAACAGCTGAAGGTACTGGAGGCGAAGCCCGGCATTACAGACCCTGTTTCCATTTCTTTTTTTGATGAAAATGACCTGCTGGCCGGCTATGACAATCCGGAAGAAGGATATATCAATGAGGTTATGCCGGAAAAACTTCGGCTAAACCTTGCCTATATCAATCAGCGCAACATCAGCTCCGACCTCATGATTCTTTTTAAGACAATCGTGCGTATATTTTCCTGA
- a CDS encoding DUF2807 domain-containing protein, producing the protein MLHRKFILLLSLLILVSFSCKQHVTGNGKIISDERTVDAFTVVDLLGAAEVEIIHGNTYSVMVKGYDNIVPLVKTKVTGETLTVSTIKDINLSNSDLTIEITCPALREVTLSGAGNLVINSFHQSSMKVSLNGAGNAKFSESECDSVFATLSGAGNMHVNANDYLEATLNGVGNIEYAGNPIVQSRINGVGNVSKK; encoded by the coding sequence ATGTTACACCGCAAATTCATTCTGCTCCTGTCGCTGTTAATCCTGGTAAGCTTCTCCTGCAAGCAGCATGTAACCGGTAATGGCAAAATAATCAGCGATGAGCGCACTGTTGATGCATTTACCGTGGTGGATTTACTTGGAGCAGCCGAAGTTGAAATCATTCATGGTAATACATACAGTGTTATGGTAAAAGGATATGACAATATTGTTCCATTGGTGAAAACGAAAGTAACCGGTGAAACGCTGACTGTTTCTACCATCAAAGACATTAACCTCAGCAACTCCGACCTTACAATAGAGATCACCTGTCCTGCACTGCGGGAAGTGACCTTATCAGGTGCCGGCAACCTGGTCATCAATTCCTTTCATCAGTCAAGTATGAAAGTGAGCCTGAACGGGGCCGGCAATGCGAAATTCTCCGAAAGCGAATGTGATAGCGTATTCGCCACCTTATCCGGTGCGGGAAATATGCACGTGAATGCAAATGACTACCTTGAAGCAACGCTCAATGGAGTGGGTAATATTGAATATGCCGGCAACCCGATTGTTCAGTCCAGGATTAATGGCGTGGGCAATGTGAGCAAGAAGTAG
- a CDS encoding response regulator transcription factor codes for MQAEKARILLVEDDRSLASVIRDYLSISGYQVTLCDDGQAAINTFRKSKFDLCILDVMMPKKDGYAVAEEIRKTEDSLPILFLTSKSAKEDRIKGFKSGGDDFITKPFNIEELVLRMEVFLKRSRANHTKQKTFQLGSILFDYSNYELSIPVQPLQAQRRKEAEVNIEKRKLTEKEAEVLYVLCCNMNNVIRRDELLMKVWGSDDYFLGRSLDVFLSKLRKYLSSDKSVEIENHHGVGFKLTVKT; via the coding sequence ATGCAGGCAGAAAAAGCCAGGATATTGTTAGTGGAAGATGACAGGAGCCTCGCATCCGTCATTCGTGATTACCTGTCTATATCCGGCTATCAGGTCACGCTTTGCGACGATGGCCAGGCCGCTATTAATACATTCAGAAAAAGTAAATTCGATCTGTGCATCCTCGATGTGATGATGCCGAAGAAAGACGGTTACGCCGTGGCGGAAGAAATCAGGAAGACGGAAGACAGCCTGCCTATTTTGTTTCTCACCTCCAAGTCGGCCAAAGAAGACCGTATTAAAGGATTTAAATCCGGCGGAGATGATTTTATCACGAAACCGTTTAACATTGAAGAGCTCGTGCTGCGCATGGAGGTATTCCTGAAAAGAAGCAGGGCCAATCATACAAAGCAGAAGACTTTTCAGCTCGGTTCCATCCTCTTTGATTATTCCAACTATGAACTCAGCATTCCCGTTCAGCCGTTGCAGGCACAGCGAAGGAAGGAAGCGGAGGTCAACATTGAAAAGAGAAAACTTACGGAAAAGGAAGCGGAGGTCTTATATGTTTTGTGTTGCAATATGAACAATGTAATACGGCGTGATGAGTTGCTGATGAAGGTCTGGGGAAGTGATGATTATTTTCTCGGGCGCTCGCTTGATGTGTTCCTGTCAAAACTGCGAAAGTACCTCTCATCAGATAAGTCCGTGGAAATTGAAAATCATCATGGAGTGGGATTCAAGCTTACAGTGAAAACATAA